A stretch of Elstera cyanobacteriorum DNA encodes these proteins:
- a CDS encoding sigma-54-dependent Fis family transcriptional regulator, which yields MPSPCATPGQGEPVQTARRRFFEEGHAPDGLVAAPILRSWQRCAEQGLEAARRPPAEPIATHHLREHHDRADLLRRLARPEIETLYSDAASTESVVILADASGLILDLVGSLDFADRASQVALRPGVSWSEASMGTNAIGTAFVEGRPIAVHGAEHFFEPHRILSCAAAPILDPRGALLGVLDLSGHAAVRPLHALGLVRLAVEQIEHRLFDHGFDHCLMLRFHTDAALLGTAQEGVLAFDGETLVAANRAAVRALGLDWPGLTRLRLPDLFPQARLSADPTGWQAASGLALVGRAVKPVTPQRSRPLAAPPKPAADPGPLLSADVQADAARAVRLLAVGIPVLVQGETGAGKEVFARRVHGESDRADRPFVAVNCAALPETLIESELFGYEEGAFTGARRKGHRGLLRQADGGVLFLDEIGDMPLVLQARLLRVLQDRAVQPLGGDTPIPIDFALICATHRPLAALVAEGRFRQDLFFRIAQYTVDLPPLRRLPDRAGLVRDLWHRLQSAPRVELAPETAACLAAYDWPGNYRQLLGVLRALLALAEPGGRVQPGDLPAFLRPNAAATLDAAEAPSLATITDGAIRAALDAAGGNRSRAAQALGIDRSTLYRRLRRGG from the coding sequence ATGCCGTCACCGTGTGCGACGCCGGGCCAGGGGGAGCCGGTGCAAACCGCCCGCCGCCGGTTTTTCGAAGAAGGCCACGCCCCCGACGGGCTGGTGGCCGCACCGATTCTACGCTCTTGGCAACGCTGTGCCGAACAAGGGCTTGAAGCCGCCCGCCGCCCGCCCGCCGAACCGATCGCCACACATCATCTGCGCGAGCATCACGACCGCGCCGATTTGCTGCGCCGCCTCGCGCGACCGGAGATCGAGACTCTTTATTCCGATGCCGCCAGCACCGAGAGTGTCGTCATCCTCGCCGATGCATCGGGACTTATTCTCGATCTGGTCGGTAGCCTCGATTTCGCCGACCGCGCCAGCCAAGTAGCCCTGCGCCCGGGTGTGAGTTGGAGCGAGGCGTCAATGGGCACCAATGCCATCGGCACCGCCTTCGTCGAAGGCCGCCCGATTGCCGTGCATGGCGCCGAACATTTCTTCGAACCCCACCGCATTCTCTCCTGCGCTGCCGCGCCGATTCTCGACCCGCGCGGGGCCTTGCTGGGGGTGCTCGACCTATCGGGACATGCCGCCGTTCGCCCACTCCACGCGCTCGGCCTGGTACGCCTAGCGGTGGAGCAGATCGAACATCGGCTGTTCGACCACGGCTTCGATCACTGCCTGATGCTGCGGTTCCATACGGATGCCGCCTTGCTGGGGACGGCGCAGGAAGGGGTTCTGGCCTTCGACGGCGAGACGCTGGTTGCCGCCAACCGCGCCGCCGTGCGCGCCCTGGGGTTGGACTGGCCGGGGCTGACGCGGCTGCGCTTGCCCGATCTTTTCCCGCAAGCCCGGTTAAGCGCCGATCCCACCGGCTGGCAGGCGGCGTCCGGCCTTGCCCTCGTCGGGCGGGCGGTGAAGCCGGTCACGCCGCAACGGTCGCGCCCTCTCGCGGCCCCGCCGAAACCCGCCGCCGATCCTGGCCCGCTGCTGAGCGCCGATGTGCAGGCCGATGCCGCCCGCGCCGTGCGCCTGCTCGCCGTCGGCATTCCGGTGCTGGTGCAGGGGGAAACCGGCGCGGGGAAGGAAGTGTTTGCCCGCCGGGTTCACGGCGAAAGCGACCGGGCGGATCGGCCCTTTGTTGCCGTCAACTGCGCCGCCCTGCCGGAAACCCTGATCGAGTCGGAACTCTTCGGATATGAGGAGGGGGCCTTTACCGGCGCCCGCCGCAAGGGCCATCGCGGCCTGCTGCGGCAAGCGGACGGCGGCGTGTTGTTCCTCGATGAAATCGGCGATATGCCGCTGGTCCTGCAAGCCCGGCTGCTGCGCGTACTGCAAGACCGGGCCGTGCAGCCTCTGGGAGGCGATACACCGATCCCAATCGATTTCGCCCTGATCTGCGCGACCCATCGCCCGCTGGCGGCGTTGGTGGCAGAAGGGCGGTTTCGCCAGGATCTGTTTTTCCGCATTGCCCAATACACCGTCGATTTACCGCCCCTGCGCCGCCTGCCCGACCGGGCCGGGCTTGTCCGTGATCTCTGGCACCGGTTGCAGAGCGCCCCGCGCGTCGAGCTGGCACCGGAAACCGCCGCCTGCCTTGCCGCTTACGACTGGCCGGGGAATTATCGCCAGCTTTTGGGCGTTTTGCGCGCCCTGCTGGCGCTTGCGGAACCTGGCGGAAGGGTTCAACCGGGTGACCTCCCCGCCTTCCTGCGCCCCAACGCAGCAGCGACACTGGACGCTGCGGAGGCCCCCTCCCTCGCCACCATCACCGATGGCGCGATCCGGGCGGCGTTGGACGCCGCCGGGGGTAACCGGTCGCGCGCAGCGCAGGCCTTGGGCATCGACCGCAGCACGCTCTATCGCCGGTTACGGCGCGGGGGATAA
- a CDS encoding PAS domain-containing sensor histidine kinase, whose amino-acid sequence MTSPASAANGPSPMPEDADDRQELFATLLDGSNQAILIHDRLQPLYANRRFAKLLGFETPEEVIALGWLEDLIPIQRLVRAFVVWARVLESGQPVSLTDVRGLNRQGGEFYVDIHTRPIQWQGRTVIFSSLIDVTARARAKRELERNYLRYRQLAESAHDVFWDMTPDGRLSQVEGGDDLGHAFSLMLGDRWVNHVPLDARGDTAVHAVEAALATARPFRNLTLPFDLGPLGRRLIEMNGVPVRDEADKLIGFRGTFRDETGAEQARREGELQRNLAALGRVAGGVAHEINNLLQPILTFSRLAAERADNDRDREAMETVLASARQARDIVRTVLEFARPRNLGGIGIIADPVTVIDKEARVAADLAPGMKLTLAHTPAGNRPIVGTRAELGQIIANLIKNAREAMEDGGEVAVTTAPAPDDSALELCIADTGPGMSETTCARIFEPFFTTKEFGKGTGLGLSIVYGIIRRWGGTIRCESSLGAGTRFILTLPYTPETS is encoded by the coding sequence GTGACCAGCCCTGCTTCCGCCGCTAACGGCCCGTCCCCGATGCCCGAGGACGCGGATGATCGCCAAGAACTATTCGCGACCCTGCTCGACGGTAGCAATCAGGCTATTCTGATTCACGACCGGCTTCAGCCGCTCTACGCCAACCGCCGCTTTGCCAAACTGCTGGGCTTTGAAACGCCGGAGGAGGTGATCGCCCTCGGTTGGCTTGAGGATCTGATCCCGATTCAGCGCCTAGTGCGGGCCTTTGTGGTGTGGGCGCGCGTCCTGGAGAGCGGCCAGCCGGTCAGCCTAACCGACGTGCGCGGCCTTAACCGGCAGGGCGGGGAATTCTACGTCGATATCCACACCCGCCCGATCCAGTGGCAGGGGCGGACGGTCATCTTCTCCAGCCTCATCGACGTAACCGCCCGCGCCCGCGCAAAGCGGGAGTTGGAGCGAAACTATCTGCGCTACCGCCAGTTAGCCGAATCTGCCCACGATGTTTTCTGGGATATGACGCCGGATGGCCGCTTGAGCCAGGTCGAAGGCGGCGACGATCTGGGCCATGCCTTCAGCCTCATGCTGGGCGACCGCTGGGTGAACCATGTCCCGCTCGACGCGCGGGGCGATACCGCCGTCCATGCGGTGGAAGCGGCGCTGGCCACGGCCCGGCCCTTCCGGAATCTGACCCTGCCCTTCGACCTGGGCCCGCTCGGGCGGCGGCTCATCGAGATGAACGGGGTGCCGGTGCGCGACGAGGCCGATAAGCTGATAGGTTTCCGCGGCACCTTCCGCGATGAAACCGGCGCCGAACAAGCCCGCCGCGAGGGGGAGCTTCAGCGCAATCTCGCCGCGCTCGGGCGGGTCGCAGGGGGCGTTGCCCACGAGATCAACAATCTGCTGCAACCGATCCTGACCTTTTCCCGCCTCGCCGCCGAACGGGCGGACAATGACCGCGACCGCGAGGCGATGGAAACCGTACTGGCCAGCGCCCGGCAAGCGCGCGACATCGTGCGCACCGTTCTGGAATTCGCCCGCCCGCGCAATCTCGGCGGTATCGGCATCATCGCCGACCCGGTCACGGTCATCGACAAAGAAGCCCGCGTCGCCGCCGATTTGGCGCCGGGGATGAAGTTAACCCTCGCCCATACCCCGGCGGGCAACCGCCCCATCGTCGGCACCCGCGCCGAACTGGGGCAGATTATCGCCAATCTGATCAAAAACGCCCGCGAGGCGATGGAGGACGGCGGGGAAGTGGCCGTCACCACCGCCCCGGCCCCCGATGACAGCGCGCTGGAACTCTGTATTGCCGATACCGGCCCCGGGATGAGCGAAACCACCTGCGCGCGGATTTTCGAGCCGTTTTTTACGACCAAGGAATTCGGGAAAGGCACTGGCCTTGGCCTCTCCATCGTCTACGGCATCATCCGGCGCTGGGGTGGCACCATCCGCTGCGAAAGCAGCCTGGGGGCGGGCACGCGCTTTATCCTGACCCTGCCCTACACGCCTGAGACATCTTAG
- the rimM gene encoding ribosome maturation factor RimM (Essential for efficient processing of 16S rRNA), translating to MTSPSDTASRLCVGRFAGAQGVRGLVRLQSFTADPKDILRYRPLFDEQGRELRLASGGQAPKGAKGDVLVLKVDGVADRDAAQALNGLRVYVDRAALPQLEGEEDFYHADLIGCACVTEEGETLGLVRAVHDFGAGDVLDVAGGARGSLLLPFTKAVVPTVSITERRLTVRLPVEVAGEPGRDRAEPDAEDAA from the coding sequence ATGACGTCGCCGTCTGACACTGCTTCGCGTCTTTGCGTTGGCCGGTTCGCCGGGGCGCAAGGGGTGCGCGGGCTTGTGCGGCTGCAAAGCTTCACGGCAGACCCGAAAGATATTCTGCGCTACCGCCCCTTGTTCGACGAGCAGGGGCGGGAACTGCGGCTCGCTTCGGGCGGGCAGGCTCCCAAAGGCGCCAAGGGCGATGTTCTCGTCCTGAAGGTCGATGGGGTGGCGGATCGCGATGCCGCTCAGGCCCTCAACGGTTTGCGCGTCTATGTGGATCGGGCGGCCCTGCCGCAGCTTGAGGGCGAGGAAGACTTTTACCACGCCGACCTCATCGGCTGTGCCTGCGTGACGGAGGAGGGGGAAACTCTCGGCCTCGTGCGGGCCGTGCATGATTTCGGCGCGGGCGATGTGCTGGATGTGGCGGGCGGCGCGCGCGGAAGCCTGTTGCTGCCGTTCACCAAGGCCGTTGTGCCCACGGTGTCGATCACCGAACGGCGCTTGACCGTCCGGCTGCCGGTCGAAGTGGCCGGGGAGCCGGGGCGCGATCGTGCTGAACCCGATGCCGAGGATGCGGCGTGA
- the rplS gene encoding 50S ribosomal protein L19, whose translation MNIIQTLEQEQIAKLTAENPIPVFAPGDTVRVKVKVIEGTRERVQAYEGVVIARKNSGINSNFTVRKISYGEGVERVFPLYSPRLAGIEVVRRGAVRRAKLYYLRDRRGKSARIAEKTTPRKEKGAAAQ comes from the coding sequence GTGAATATCATTCAGACTCTCGAGCAAGAGCAGATCGCGAAGCTCACCGCCGAAAACCCGATTCCGGTTTTTGCCCCCGGCGATACCGTTCGTGTGAAGGTGAAGGTTATCGAAGGCACGCGCGAGCGCGTCCAGGCCTATGAAGGCGTGGTCATCGCCCGCAAGAACTCCGGCATCAACTCCAACTTCACCGTGCGGAAGATTTCCTACGGCGAAGGTGTTGAGCGCGTGTTCCCGCTCTACTCGCCGCGTCTCGCCGGGATCGAAGTTGTGCGTCGCGGGGCCGTGCGCCGCGCGAAGCTCTACTACCTGCGTGATCGTCGCGGCAAGTCGGCTCGTATTGCCGAAAAGACCACGCCGCGTAAGGAAAAGGGTGCGGCGGCTCAATAA
- the trmD gene encoding tRNA (guanosine(37)-N1)-methyltransferase TrmD, with protein sequence MTAAPWSATVLTLFPEMFPGMLGYSLAGKALAAGKVRLEAVQIRDFATDKHASVDDSPFGGGAGLVLRADVLDRALRSVTVPGGDRPVIYLSPRGTPLTQARVIELAEGPGPVLLCGRYEGVDQRVLDAWGMEEISVGDYVLSGGEPAALVLLDACIRLLPGVMGNETTTVEESFSHGLLEYPHYTRPAEWDGRGVPPVLLSGNHAEIARWRLAEAEAVTRARRPDLMQAYQARTAPAKR encoded by the coding sequence GTGACCGCTGCACCCTGGTCGGCAACAGTGCTGACGCTGTTTCCAGAGATGTTTCCCGGCATGCTGGGCTATTCTCTGGCCGGGAAGGCACTGGCAGCGGGTAAGGTGCGGTTGGAGGCGGTGCAGATCCGCGACTTTGCCACGGATAAGCATGCGTCGGTCGATGATTCGCCCTTCGGTGGCGGCGCGGGCCTTGTATTGCGGGCGGATGTGTTGGACCGGGCCTTGCGTTCGGTGACAGTGCCCGGCGGCGACCGGCCAGTGATCTACCTCTCGCCGCGCGGCACACCGCTGACGCAGGCGCGGGTGATCGAGTTGGCCGAAGGCCCTGGGCCGGTGCTGCTGTGCGGGCGCTACGAAGGCGTCGATCAGCGGGTGCTGGACGCCTGGGGTATGGAAGAGATTTCGGTGGGGGATTATGTGCTGTCGGGCGGCGAGCCTGCGGCCCTGGTGCTCCTCGATGCCTGTATCCGCCTATTGCCGGGCGTGATGGGCAATGAGACTACGACGGTGGAAGAGAGTTTTTCGCACGGTTTGCTGGAGTATCCGCACTATACCCGCCCCGCCGAATGGGACGGGCGGGGGGTTCCCCCAGTGCTGCTGTCTGGCAATCATGCGGAAATCGCGCGCTGGCGTTTGGCGGAAGCCGAAGCCGTAACGCGCGCCCGCCGACCCGATCTGATGCAGGCCTATCAGGCCCGCACAGCCCCGGCCAAAAGGTAG
- the ffh gene encoding signal recognition particle protein codes for MFEGLSNRLGEVFDRLKKRGALSESDVSEALREVRIALLEADVALPVVKDFINSVKERAVGAEVIKSITPGQMVVKIVHDHLVELLGGTVQTLDLVAAAPVVVMMVGLQGSGKTTSTAKIAKRLSDRDRKKILMASLDVARPAAQEQLAVLGRQVSVATLPIVPGQPPVEIAKRALMVAKTEGYDVLMLDTAGRLAIDDALMAEVEAVRDATHPAETLLVADAMTGQDAVNTARIFNERVGLTGIVLTRIDGDARGGAALAMRSITGKPIKLLGTGEKMDALEDFHPDRIAGRILGMGDVVSLVEKAAATIDQAEAEKLAAKMQKGTFDLDDFLSQLRQLKKMGGMGGLMGMLPGIAKVKKQMSEAKIDDGMLKRQEAIILSMTKAERRDPKLLNAKRRVRIAKGSGTDVADVNRLIKQFGDMQKMMKQVQAMGKSGKLAKMMPQLQNMMGKGGFPR; via the coding sequence ATGTTCGAAGGCTTGAGCAATCGGTTAGGAGAGGTTTTCGACCGCCTGAAAAAGCGCGGTGCCCTCTCGGAGTCCGATGTCTCGGAAGCCCTGCGCGAAGTGCGCATCGCGCTGCTCGAAGCCGATGTCGCCCTGCCCGTCGTCAAAGATTTCATCAATTCGGTCAAGGAACGCGCCGTTGGGGCGGAGGTGATCAAGTCGATCACCCCCGGTCAGATGGTGGTGAAGATCGTTCACGATCACTTGGTCGAACTGCTGGGCGGCACGGTCCAAACGCTCGATCTGGTGGCAGCGGCCCCGGTTGTCGTGATGATGGTTGGTCTGCAAGGCTCGGGGAAAACCACCTCGACCGCCAAGATCGCCAAACGCCTGAGCGACCGCGACCGTAAGAAAATTCTCATGGCCTCCCTCGACGTTGCCCGCCCGGCGGCGCAAGAGCAGTTGGCCGTGCTGGGGCGGCAGGTCTCGGTCGCAACCCTGCCCATCGTTCCCGGCCAGCCGCCGGTCGAGATCGCCAAGCGCGCGCTGATGGTCGCCAAGACCGAAGGCTATGACGTGCTGATGCTCGATACGGCGGGCCGTCTCGCCATCGACGACGCGCTGATGGCCGAAGTGGAAGCGGTGCGCGACGCGACCCACCCGGCGGAAACGCTGCTGGTCGCCGATGCGATGACCGGCCAGGACGCGGTGAATACGGCGCGCATTTTCAACGAGCGCGTCGGCCTGACCGGCATTGTGCTCACCCGGATCGACGGCGATGCGCGCGGCGGCGCGGCGCTGGCCATGCGCTCCATCACTGGTAAGCCGATCAAGCTGCTCGGCACCGGCGAGAAGATGGATGCGCTGGAAGATTTCCACCCGGACCGGATCGCCGGGCGCATCCTGGGGATGGGCGATGTCGTTAGCCTTGTCGAAAAGGCAGCCGCGACCATCGACCAGGCGGAGGCGGAAAAGCTCGCCGCCAAGATGCAGAAGGGGACTTTCGACCTCGACGATTTCCTCTCCCAGCTTCGCCAGCTCAAGAAGATGGGCGGCATGGGTGGGCTGATGGGCATGCTGCCCGGCATCGCCAAGGTCAAGAAGCAGATGTCGGAAGCCAAGATCGACGATGGCATGCTGAAGCGCCAGGAAGCGATCATTCTGTCGATGACCAAGGCTGAACGGCGCGATCCTAAACTGTTGAACGCCAAGCGCCGCGTGCGCATCGCCAAAGGTTCCGGCACCGATGTTGCCGACGTGAACCGGCTGATCAAGCAGTTCGGCGATATGCAAAAAATGATGAAGCAGGTTCAGGCGATGGGCAAATCCGGCAAGCTCGCCAAAATGATGCCCCAGCTTCAGAACATGATGGGCAAGGGGGGCTTTCCGCGATGA
- a CDS encoding VOC family protein: MMDHVSIGVSDYAAARRFYDTVLAALGLKALMAFPDQKVAGYGAPGAPAPFFWIGDAHQPDTQGQGRSLGSGPGLHLCFRAPSRAAVDSFYDTALRMGADDNGAPGLRPHYHANYYGAFVVDPDGWRLEAVCHSPETD; encoded by the coding sequence ATGATGGATCACGTCTCCATCGGCGTTTCGGATTATGCCGCTGCCCGCCGCTTTTACGATACGGTGCTGGCCGCCTTGGGGCTGAAGGCGTTGATGGCGTTTCCTGACCAGAAGGTTGCGGGCTATGGCGCACCAGGCGCTCCCGCTCCCTTTTTCTGGATCGGCGATGCCCATCAGCCGGATACCCAAGGCCAGGGCCGCTCGCTCGGCAGCGGGCCGGGGCTGCACCTTTGTTTCCGCGCGCCCAGCCGGGCGGCGGTTGATAGTTTCTATGATACGGCTTTGCGTATGGGGGCAGACGATAACGGTGCGCCGGGTCTGCGCCCCCATTACCACGCCAATTACTATGGCGCCTTCGTCGTCGATCCCGACGGCTGGCGGCTAGAAGCGGTTTGCCATTCGCCGGAAACGGACTGA
- the rpsP gene encoding 30S ribosomal protein S16 translates to MALKIRLTRGGAKKRPYYRIVIAEATSPRDGRFLEKVGAYNPMVAQDHPERLTLNEERIKHWLSVGAQPTDRVARFLGKAGLIEARTYRETPTKSAPKKKAQERAKAAAAAAAAAE, encoded by the coding sequence ATGGCTCTGAAGATCCGTCTGACCCGTGGTGGTGCGAAGAAGCGTCCGTATTATCGCATCGTCATCGCTGAAGCGACCTCGCCGCGCGATGGTCGTTTCCTCGAAAAGGTCGGCGCTTACAATCCGATGGTCGCTCAGGATCATCCGGAACGCCTGACGCTCAACGAAGAGCGTATTAAGCATTGGCTGTCGGTGGGCGCCCAGCCGACCGATCGCGTTGCTCGTTTCCTCGGCAAGGCCGGTCTGATCGAAGCCCGCACCTATCGCGAAACCCCGACCAAGTCGGCGCCGAAGAAGAAGGCCCAGGAACGCGCTAAGGCCGCTGCTGCGGCTGCCGCTGCAGCCGAGTAA